From Cronobacter turicensis z3032, the proteins below share one genomic window:
- the mlc gene encoding Protein mlc: MAECLFRSAKIREWNVVADSQPGHIDQIKQTNAGAVYRLIDQLGPVSRIDLSRLAQLAPASITKIVREMLEAHLVQETEIQEPGSRGRPAVGLAVETDAWHYLSVRINRGEINLALRDLSSKLVVEEQLDLPLQDARPLLDRIIDHIDRFFIRHQRQLERLTAIAITLPGVIDTEHGLVRQMPFYDITDMPLGAALEAHTGVPVFVQHDISAWTMAEGLFGASRGARDVIQVVIDHNVGAGVITDGRLLHAGSSSLVEIGHTQVDPYGKRCYCGNHGCLETIASVDSVLELAQQRMNQSMGSMLHGQPLGVESLCDAALAGDLLARDIILGVGVNVGRILAIMVNLFNPQKILIGSPLNRASDILFPAIADAVRQQSLPAYSRNISVESTQFSNRGTMAGAALVKDAMYNGSLLIRLLQG; the protein is encoded by the coding sequence ATAGCCGAATGTTTATTTCGAAGCGCGAAAATAAGGGAGTGGAACGTGGTTGCTGACAGTCAACCGGGCCATATCGATCAGATAAAACAGACCAATGCGGGCGCCGTGTATCGCCTGATTGATCAGCTTGGCCCGGTATCACGTATCGATCTTTCCAGACTGGCGCAACTCGCCCCGGCCAGCATTACCAAAATCGTGCGCGAAATGCTTGAGGCGCATCTGGTTCAGGAAACGGAAATCCAGGAGCCGGGCAGCCGTGGGCGACCGGCGGTAGGGCTGGCGGTGGAAACCGACGCCTGGCACTACCTGTCGGTGCGCATTAACCGCGGCGAAATCAACCTGGCGCTGCGCGATCTCAGCAGCAAACTGGTGGTGGAAGAGCAGCTCGACCTGCCGTTGCAGGACGCCCGCCCGCTGCTCGATCGCATTATCGACCATATCGATCGCTTTTTTATCCGCCATCAGCGCCAGCTGGAGCGGCTGACCGCCATCGCCATTACGCTGCCTGGCGTGATTGATACCGAACACGGGCTGGTGCGCCAGATGCCGTTTTACGATATTACGGATATGCCGCTCGGCGCGGCGCTGGAGGCTCATACCGGCGTGCCGGTGTTCGTCCAGCACGACATCAGCGCCTGGACGATGGCCGAGGGGCTGTTCGGCGCCTCGCGCGGCGCGCGCGACGTGATTCAGGTGGTTATCGATCATAACGTCGGCGCGGGCGTCATCACCGATGGCCGCCTGCTACACGCGGGCAGCAGCAGCCTGGTGGAGATTGGCCACACTCAGGTCGATCCTTACGGTAAGCGCTGCTACTGCGGCAATCACGGCTGTCTGGAAACCATCGCCAGCGTCGACAGCGTGCTGGAGCTTGCCCAGCAGCGAATGAACCAGTCGATGGGCTCGATGCTGCACGGCCAGCCGCTCGGCGTGGAATCGCTGTGCGACGCGGCGCTGGCGGGCGATCTGCTGGCGCGCGACATTATTCTCGGCGTCGGGGTTAACGTCGGGCGCATTCTCGCCATTATGGTCAATCTGTTTAATCCACAAAAAATTCTGATTGGTTCGCCGCTTAACCGGGCGTCCGATATTCTCTTCCCGGCGATTGCTGACGCCGTTCGCCAGCAGTCGCTGCCCGCCTACAGCCGGAACATCAGCGTGGAAAGCACTCAGTTCTCAAACCGCGGCACGATGGCCGGGGCGGCGCTGGTGAAAGACGCGATGTATAACGGTTCGTTGTTGATTCGCCTGTTGCAGGGCTGA
- the umuC gene encoding Protein umuC, with protein MYALVDVNSFYASCEMVFRPDLRDKPVVVLSNNDGCVIARSRQAKALGITMAEPYFKQRALFERHRVAVFSSNYAFYADMSKRVMDILEEMAPQVEIYSIDEAFVDLRGVSNVMSLTTFAQEIRDRLWRETHLPVGVGIAPTKTLAKLANLATKRWPKSGAVVDLSDPARLRRALAHFKVEDVWGVGRRLSKKLTAMGIETAFDLANSPAWVIRKNFNVVLERTVRELRGEPCLAMDEFVAAKQQIVCSRSFGYRVTDYQDMRQAVCAWAERAAEKLRQEHQFCRQVAVFIRTSPHDEPDDRYSNQALCQALTPTNDTREIVRLAVSALDAIWREGYRYIKAGVMLGDFFSQGVAQLNLFDEHPPQPNSAPLMHLLDEYNRSGRGKLWFAGQGIVKPWAMKRDFLSPGYTTRFSELPRASLW; from the coding sequence ATGTACGCGCTGGTCGACGTGAACAGTTTTTATGCCTCCTGCGAGATGGTGTTTCGCCCGGATCTGCGGGATAAACCGGTCGTGGTGCTGAGCAATAACGACGGCTGCGTCATTGCGCGCAGCCGTCAGGCCAAAGCGCTCGGCATCACCATGGCGGAGCCGTATTTCAAACAGCGCGCGCTCTTTGAGCGTCACCGCGTGGCGGTCTTCAGCTCCAATTACGCGTTTTACGCCGACATGAGCAAACGCGTGATGGATATTCTCGAAGAGATGGCGCCGCAGGTGGAGATCTACTCGATCGACGAGGCGTTTGTCGATCTGCGCGGCGTCAGTAATGTGATGTCGCTGACCACGTTTGCTCAGGAGATCCGCGACCGCCTCTGGCGCGAAACCCATCTGCCGGTCGGCGTGGGCATTGCGCCGACCAAAACGCTCGCCAAGCTTGCCAATCTCGCCACCAAAAGGTGGCCAAAATCGGGCGCGGTGGTCGATCTCTCCGATCCGGCCCGGCTGCGCAGGGCGCTGGCGCATTTTAAGGTGGAGGATGTCTGGGGCGTCGGGCGCAGGCTCAGCAAAAAGCTGACGGCGATGGGCATTGAGACCGCGTTTGATCTCGCCAACAGCCCGGCGTGGGTGATCCGCAAAAATTTCAACGTGGTGCTGGAGCGCACCGTGCGGGAACTGCGCGGCGAACCCTGTCTGGCGATGGATGAATTTGTCGCGGCGAAACAGCAGATCGTGTGCAGTCGTTCGTTTGGCTACCGGGTCACGGATTATCAGGATATGCGTCAGGCGGTCTGCGCCTGGGCCGAGCGGGCCGCGGAAAAGCTGCGTCAGGAGCATCAGTTCTGCCGCCAGGTGGCGGTGTTTATCCGCACCAGCCCGCATGACGAGCCGGACGACCGCTACAGCAATCAGGCGCTCTGCCAGGCGCTGACGCCCACCAACGACACCCGCGAGATCGTGCGGCTGGCGGTAAGCGCGCTGGACGCCATCTGGCGCGAAGGGTATCGCTACATCAAAGCGGGCGTCATGCTGGGGGATTTTTTCAGTCAGGGCGTGGCGCAGCTTAATCTTTTCGACGAGCACCCGCCGCAGCCCAACAGCGCGCCGCTGATGCATCTGCTTGATGAATATAATCGCTCAGGCCGGGGAAAGCTCTGGTTCGCAGGCCAGGGGATCGTAAAACCCTGGGCGATGAAGCGCGACTTTCTCTCGCCCGGCTACACCACACGTTTCAGCGAGCTGCCGCGCGCGAGTTTGTGGTGA
- the mdtI gene encoding Spermidine export protein mdtI: MSQVELQHILWLLLAIVLEIVANIWLKFSDGFRRPVYGVASLAAVLAAFSALGQAVEGIDLAVAYALWGGFGIAATVAAGWIMFGQRLNRKGWAGLGLLLVGMVIIKLA; the protein is encoded by the coding sequence ATGTCGCAGGTTGAGTTACAGCATATTCTCTGGCTGCTGCTGGCTATCGTCCTCGAAATTGTCGCCAATATCTGGCTGAAGTTTTCTGACGGTTTTCGCCGTCCGGTGTATGGCGTGGCGTCGCTCGCGGCCGTACTGGCCGCCTTCAGCGCGCTGGGGCAGGCGGTGGAAGGCATCGACCTGGCGGTGGCGTACGCGCTGTGGGGCGGTTTCGGGATCGCTGCGACGGTAGCGGCAGGCTGGATAATGTTCGGCCAGCGTCTTAACCGCAAAGGCTGGGCGGGGCTTGGGCTGCTGCTGGTGGGGATGGTGATCATCAAGCTGGCGTAA
- the umuD gene encoding Protein umuD encodes MEHAMLMMRLLPQPDAEGLPLFLEKVACGFPSPAQDYVEKRVSLDAHCIVHPNATYFLRASGESMNGAGIEDGDLLVVDSALKPQENDIVVAALEGEFTVKTLRLHPVAQLVPMNPDFAPIPLVGDADVVIFGVVTWVLKKRR; translated from the coding sequence ATGGAGCACGCCATGTTAATGATGCGTCTCTTGCCACAACCTGATGCCGAGGGGTTGCCGCTGTTCCTTGAGAAAGTGGCCTGCGGATTTCCGTCGCCCGCTCAGGATTACGTCGAAAAGCGCGTGAGCCTTGACGCGCACTGCATTGTGCACCCGAACGCCACCTATTTTTTGCGGGCGTCCGGGGAGTCGATGAACGGCGCCGGGATCGAGGATGGCGATTTGCTGGTGGTGGACAGCGCCCTGAAGCCGCAGGAAAACGACATTGTCGTGGCCGCGCTAGAAGGGGAGTTCACCGTCAAAACCCTGCGGCTGCACCCGGTGGCGCAACTGGTGCCGATGAACCCGGATTTCGCGCCGATCCCGCTCGTCGGCGATGCCGACGTGGTGATTTTCGGCGTGGTGACCTGGGTGCTGAAGAAGAGGCGCTGA
- the ydcP gene encoding Uncharacterized protease ydcP — MRLQSHHLELLSPARDTAIAREAILHGADAVYIGGPGFGARHNASNSLQDIADLVPFAHRFGAKVFITLNTILHDDELEPARKLIGQLYDAGVDALIVQDMGIMELDIPPIELHASTQCDIRSVEKAKFLSDAGFSQIVLARELNLNQIRAIHENTDATIEFFIHGALCVAYSGQCNISHAQTGRSANRGDCSQACRLPYTLKDDQGRVVAYEKHLLSMKDNDQTANLAALIDAGVRSFKIEGRYKDMSYVKNITAHYRQMLDAIIEDRGDLARSSAGNTAHYFVPSTEKTFHRGSTDYFVNARKIDIGAFDTPTFVGLPVGEVLSVGKEHLDVEATEPLANGDGLNVMIKRDVVGFRVNVAEKTGENRYRVFPNEMPAALKTLRPRHKLNRNLDHNWQQALLKTSSERRIGVDIELGGWQEQLILTLTSEDGVSVTHTLDGQFDEANNPEKALTSLKEGLAKLGQTIYFARDVQITLPGALFVPNSQLNAFRREAVEALDAARLANYQRGARKPVSVPPPVYPETHLSFLANVYNHKAREFYQRYGVQLIDAAYEAHEEKGDVPVMITKHCLRFAFNLCPKQAKGNIKSWKATPMQLVHGDEVLTLRFDCKPCEMHVVGKIKNHILKMPQPGSVVASISPEDLLKTLPKRKNA; from the coding sequence ATGCGCCTGCAATCGCATCACCTTGAACTGCTCAGCCCCGCCCGCGATACCGCTATCGCCCGCGAAGCCATTCTGCACGGCGCAGATGCAGTCTATATCGGCGGCCCCGGTTTCGGCGCCCGCCATAACGCCAGCAACAGCCTCCAGGACATCGCAGACCTGGTGCCGTTCGCCCATCGCTTCGGCGCGAAGGTGTTTATCACCCTCAACACCATTCTGCATGACGACGAGCTGGAGCCGGCCCGTAAGCTTATCGGCCAGCTTTATGACGCGGGCGTCGACGCCCTGATCGTGCAGGACATGGGTATTATGGAGCTGGATATTCCACCCATCGAGCTGCATGCCAGCACCCAGTGCGATATCCGCAGCGTCGAGAAAGCGAAGTTCCTCTCCGACGCCGGTTTCTCGCAAATCGTGCTGGCGCGCGAGCTGAATCTCAATCAGATCCGCGCCATTCATGAAAATACCGACGCCACCATCGAATTCTTTATTCATGGCGCGCTGTGCGTGGCCTATTCAGGCCAGTGCAATATCTCCCACGCCCAGACCGGGCGCAGCGCCAACCGCGGCGACTGCTCGCAGGCTTGCCGTCTGCCGTACACCCTGAAAGACGATCAGGGCCGCGTCGTGGCGTATGAAAAACACCTGCTGTCGATGAAAGACAACGATCAGACCGCCAACCTGGCGGCGCTGATCGACGCAGGCGTGCGCTCCTTCAAGATTGAAGGGCGCTACAAAGACATGAGTTACGTGAAAAACATCACGGCGCACTACCGTCAGATGCTCGATGCGATTATTGAGGATCGCGGCGATCTGGCGCGTTCTTCCGCGGGCAACACGGCGCACTATTTCGTGCCGTCCACCGAGAAGACCTTCCACCGCGGCAGCACCGATTACTTCGTGAACGCCCGTAAGATAGATATCGGCGCGTTCGATACCCCGACGTTTGTCGGTCTGCCGGTCGGCGAAGTGCTGAGCGTCGGCAAAGAGCATCTGGATGTGGAAGCCACCGAGCCGCTGGCGAACGGCGACGGGCTGAACGTCATGATCAAGCGCGACGTCGTGGGCTTTCGCGTCAATGTGGCGGAAAAAACCGGTGAAAACCGCTACCGCGTCTTCCCGAACGAGATGCCGGCGGCGCTGAAAACCCTGCGCCCGCGCCATAAGCTCAACCGCAACCTCGATCACAACTGGCAGCAGGCGCTGCTGAAAACCTCCAGCGAGCGCCGCATCGGGGTGGATATTGAACTCGGCGGCTGGCAGGAACAGCTGATCCTGACGCTAACCAGCGAAGACGGCGTCAGCGTGACGCATACGCTCGACGGGCAGTTCGACGAAGCCAATAACCCGGAAAAAGCGCTGACCAGCCTGAAAGAGGGCCTGGCGAAACTGGGGCAGACTATCTATTTCGCCCGCGACGTGCAGATTACGCTGCCGGGCGCATTGTTTGTGCCTAACAGCCAGCTCAACGCGTTTCGCCGTGAAGCGGTCGAGGCGCTGGATGCCGCGCGCCTGGCGAATTACCAGCGCGGCGCGCGCAAGCCGGTCTCCGTGCCGCCGCCGGTCTACCCGGAAACGCACCTGAGCTTCCTTGCGAACGTCTACAACCATAAGGCGCGTGAATTTTACCAGCGTTATGGCGTGCAGCTTATCGACGCCGCGTATGAGGCGCACGAGGAAAAAGGCGACGTGCCGGTGATGATCACCAAGCACTGCCTGCGCTTTGCCTTTAACCTCTGCCCGAAACAGGCGAAGGGCAACATCAAGAGCTGGAAGGCGACGCCGATGCAGCTGGTGCACGGCGACGAAGTGTTAACGCTACGTTTTGACTGCAAACCCTGTGAAATGCACGTGGTCGGCAAAATCAAAAACCATATCCTGAAAATGCCGCAGCCGGGCAGCGTGGTCGCCTCCATCAGCCCGGAAGATCTGCTGAAAACCCTGCCGAAACGTAAAAACGCCTGA
- the ydgD gene encoding Uncharacterized serine protease ydgD, giving the protein MTHADEGDDAAEAASDVQTLFFGHDDRTPVPDAAASPWDAIGQLETESGNLCTATLISPHLALTAGHCLLSPPDGAPDRAVALRFVAQKGKWRYEIHSIEGRVSPSLGHKLKADGEGWIVPSSAAPEDFGLIILRNPPSGLTPLPLFEGDRAALNRALKATGRRVTQSGYPEDHLDALYSHQDCLITGWAQRNVLAHQCDTLPGDSGSPLMLHTDTGWQLIGVQSSAPAAKDRWRADNRAISVTGFRERLEALASE; this is encoded by the coding sequence ATTACGCACGCCGACGAGGGCGATGACGCGGCCGAAGCGGCCAGTGACGTCCAGACTCTCTTTTTTGGCCACGATGACCGCACGCCCGTACCGGACGCCGCCGCTTCTCCCTGGGACGCCATCGGGCAGCTCGAAACCGAGAGCGGCAACCTGTGTACCGCCACGCTTATCTCCCCGCATCTGGCGCTAACCGCCGGGCACTGTCTGCTCTCACCGCCGGACGGCGCGCCCGATCGCGCGGTCGCGCTGCGTTTTGTTGCCCAAAAAGGTAAGTGGCGCTACGAAATTCACAGCATTGAAGGACGCGTGTCGCCGTCGCTCGGACATAAGCTGAAAGCCGACGGCGAAGGCTGGATTGTGCCGTCTTCCGCCGCGCCTGAAGATTTCGGGTTGATTATCCTGCGTAATCCGCCCTCGGGCCTGACGCCGTTGCCGCTGTTCGAAGGCGATCGCGCGGCCCTGAACCGCGCGCTGAAGGCCACCGGACGGCGTGTGACGCAGTCCGGCTACCCGGAAGATCATCTCGACGCGCTCTACAGCCATCAGGATTGTCTTATCACCGGCTGGGCGCAGCGCAACGTGCTGGCGCACCAGTGCGATACGCTGCCCGGCGACAGCGGCTCGCCGCTGATGCTGCACACCGACACCGGCTGGCAGTTGATTGGCGTACAGAGCTCGGCCCCCGCCGCCAAAGACCGCTGGCGCGCCGATAACCGCGCGATTTCAGTGACCGGTTTTCGCGAGCGCCTCGAAGCGCTGGCGAGCGAATAA
- the ynfL gene encoding Uncharacterized HTH-type transcriptional regulator ynfL, whose translation MELRHLRYFVAVAEELHFGRAAARLNISQPPLSQQIQALEAQTGARLLARTNRSVSLTAAGRQFLADSRQILSEVEAAAVRAARLHNGETGELRIGFTSSAPFIRAISDTLSVFRRRYPDVHLQTLEINTRSQIAPLTEGRLDVGLLRNTPLPETLAWQLVLREPLLALIPCDHPLAAREAVSLSELAGEPFVFFDPHVGTGLYDDILGLLHRYGVQPRITQEVGEAMTIIGLVAAGLGVSILPASFQRVRLEEMRWVRLQEPDAISEMWLVWARYREQSAAAQRFISLLNGAAQRPETAANPRKNVR comes from the coding sequence ATCGAACTGCGTCATCTTCGCTACTTCGTGGCGGTGGCCGAGGAGCTGCATTTTGGCCGCGCCGCCGCCCGGCTGAATATCTCCCAGCCGCCGTTAAGCCAGCAGATCCAGGCGCTGGAAGCCCAGACCGGCGCACGGCTGCTGGCCCGCACCAACCGCAGCGTCAGCCTCACGGCGGCGGGCCGGCAGTTTCTCGCCGACAGCCGCCAGATTTTAAGCGAGGTCGAGGCCGCGGCGGTGCGCGCCGCGCGGCTGCATAACGGCGAGACCGGCGAGCTGCGCATCGGTTTTACCTCGTCGGCGCCGTTTATCCGCGCCATTTCCGATACGCTCTCCGTGTTTCGTCGTCGCTACCCGGATGTGCATTTGCAGACGCTTGAGATCAACACCCGTTCGCAGATAGCCCCGCTGACCGAAGGGCGGCTCGATGTGGGGCTGCTGCGCAATACGCCGCTGCCGGAGACGCTCGCCTGGCAACTGGTGCTGCGCGAGCCGCTGCTGGCGCTGATCCCCTGCGATCATCCGCTCGCCGCGCGCGAGGCGGTGTCATTAAGCGAGCTGGCGGGCGAACCGTTCGTCTTTTTCGATCCTCACGTCGGCACCGGGCTGTACGACGATATTCTCGGGCTGCTGCATCGTTACGGCGTACAGCCGCGCATCACGCAGGAGGTGGGCGAGGCGATGACGATTATCGGGCTGGTGGCGGCGGGGCTTGGCGTGTCGATTCTTCCGGCGTCGTTTCAGCGCGTGCGGCTGGAGGAGATGCGCTGGGTCAGGCTGCAGGAACCAGACGCGATTTCGGAAATGTGGCTGGTCTGGGCGCGCTATCGGGAGCAAAGCGCCGCGGCACAGCGTTTCATTTCTCTGCTTAATGGGGCGGCGCAGAGGCCGGAAACAGCGGCGAATCCCCGTAAAAATGTGCGGTAA
- the mdtJ gene encoding Spermidine export protein mdtJ, producing MFYWILLALAIVSEITGTLALKWASVGGGHAGFILMLVMISLSYILLSFSIKRIALGVAYALWEGIGIVLITLFSVLLFNETLTLQKALGLLVLIAGILLIKTGTRTVTRKAEVRHVAG from the coding sequence ATGTTTTACTGGATTTTATTAGCATTAGCGATCGTGTCAGAAATTACCGGGACGCTGGCATTAAAATGGGCAAGCGTAGGCGGTGGCCACGCCGGATTTATTTTAATGCTGGTGATGATTTCCCTTTCTTATATTTTGCTGTCTTTTTCGATTAAGCGCATTGCGCTGGGCGTGGCATACGCTCTGTGGGAAGGTATCGGGATTGTTTTAATTACGCTCTTTAGCGTGCTGCTGTTTAACGAAACCCTGACGCTGCAAAAAGCGCTGGGTCTGCTGGTGTTAATTGCCGGGATTTTGCTGATCAAAACCGGCACCCGCACCGTAACCCGCAAAGCAGAGGTGCGTCATGTCGCAGGTTGA
- the ynfM gene encoding Inner membrane transport protein ynfM, which yields MAAPVTYIKRGTPAFMRVTLALFSAGLATFALLYCVQPILPVLSQEFGVTPAASSISLSVSTGMLAVGLLFTGPLSDAIGRKNVMVTALLLASICTLLATMMHSWHGILLMRALIGLSLSGVAAVGMTYLSEEIHPSMVAFSMGLYISGNSIGGMSGRLLTGVITDFFSWRVAMAFIGCFALAAALMFWKILPASRHFRASSLRPRTLLINFRLHWRDDGLPLLFAEGFLLMGAFVTLFNYIGYRLMLSPWHLSQAAVGLLSVAYLTGTWSSPKAGAMTARFGRGPVMLGFTGIMLCGLLLTLFSSLWLIFAGMLLFSAGFFAAHSVASSWIGPRARRAKGQASSLYLFSYYLGSSVAGTLGGLFWHRYGWNGVGGFIALLLVLALLVGSGLHRRVR from the coding sequence ATTGCCGCGCCGGTAACGTACATCAAACGCGGCACGCCCGCTTTTATGCGCGTCACGCTCGCGCTCTTCTCCGCCGGTCTCGCCACGTTCGCCCTGCTGTATTGCGTACAGCCCATTCTCCCGGTGTTGTCGCAGGAATTTGGCGTCACGCCCGCCGCCAGCAGTATTTCGCTTTCGGTTTCAACGGGAATGCTGGCTGTGGGGCTGCTGTTCACCGGGCCGCTCTCCGACGCTATTGGGCGCAAAAATGTAATGGTCACCGCCCTGCTGCTGGCTTCCATCTGCACCCTGCTCGCCACCATGATGCACAGCTGGCACGGCATTCTGCTGATGCGCGCGCTGATTGGGCTGTCGCTGAGCGGCGTGGCGGCCGTCGGCATGACCTATCTTTCCGAAGAGATCCACCCCAGCATGGTAGCGTTCTCAATGGGTCTCTACATCAGCGGCAACTCGATTGGCGGGATGAGCGGCCGTCTGCTGACCGGGGTTATCACCGATTTCTTCAGCTGGCGCGTGGCGATGGCCTTTATCGGCTGCTTTGCGCTGGCGGCGGCGCTGATGTTCTGGAAAATCCTCCCGGCCTCGCGTCATTTTCGCGCCTCGTCGCTACGTCCGCGCACGCTGCTGATTAACTTTCGCCTGCACTGGCGCGACGACGGCCTGCCGCTGCTGTTCGCCGAAGGTTTTCTGCTGATGGGCGCGTTTGTGACGCTGTTTAACTACATCGGCTACCGGCTGATGCTCTCGCCCTGGCACTTAAGCCAGGCGGCGGTGGGCCTGCTGTCGGTCGCTTATCTCACCGGCACCTGGAGTTCGCCGAAAGCGGGCGCGATGACCGCGCGCTTCGGGCGCGGCCCGGTGATGCTCGGCTTTACCGGCATCATGCTGTGCGGCTTGCTGCTCACACTGTTCTCATCCCTGTGGCTGATTTTCGCGGGTATGCTGCTTTTCTCCGCCGGATTCTTCGCCGCTCACTCCGTCGCCAGCAGCTGGATTGGCCCGCGGGCGCGGCGCGCCAAAGGCCAGGCGTCCTCGCTCTATCTGTTCAGCTATTACTTAGGCTCAAGCGTTGCGGGCACGCTCGGCGGGCTGTTCTGGCACCGCTACGGCTGGAACGGCGTCGGCGGGTTTATCGCGCTGCTGCTGGTGCTGGCGCTGCTGGTCGGCAGCGGTTTGCATCGCCGCGTCCGCTAA